From the Chloroflexus aurantiacus J-10-fl genome, one window contains:
- a CDS encoding bifunctional rhamnulose-1-phosphate aldolase/short-chain dehydrogenase, translating into MNTDNTRFRHVKYGWDAAYAATLDPVARLVYRSNLLGSDQRITNTGGGNTSAKITERDPLTAAPVEVLWVKGSGGDLRTSTRANFASLELRKLRELRTMYLRDPARGPKTAIEDAMVDLYPHCTFNLNPRASSIDTPLHAFIPYRHVDHMHPNAVIAIAASRNGERLTREIYGDEVIWMPWQRPGFDLGLKLEQICREHPQAKGVILGGHGLINWADDDQECYERTLDLIERAARYIEAHDRGEATFGGARYDALPFEQRRSVLAAILPWLRGQISQQRRFIATIQDDATTLRFVNSVDAPRLAELGTSCPDHFLRTKIKPLYIDWHPQAETLDDLQRKLAVGLERYRADYTHYYETHRRPDSPPMRDPNPSVILIPGLGMIAWGKDKSESRVTAEFYTAAIEVMRGAEAIDEYTALPLQEAFDIEYWQLEEAKLRRMPPEKELARQVIAVVGGGSGIGREVALRLANEGAHIVCVDKDGAAAQATAQAIIDRHGMGIGVAGSDISACGPAIGLVADITDRTSVRTMLEQVVLAYGGLDAVAVTAGIFVAPDSEGRIRDEQWALTFAINVTGHYLVADEAARIWRKQGLPANLVLTTSVNAVVAKKGSLAYDTSKAAANHLIRELAIELAPLVRVNGVAPATVVQGSGMFPRERVIASLTKYGIPFTADEPTDVLTDKLARFYAERSLLKRPITPADQAEAFFLLLSQRLSQTTGQIITVDGGLHEAFLR; encoded by the coding sequence ATGAACACAGATAACACTCGGTTTCGCCATGTCAAGTATGGGTGGGATGCAGCCTATGCAGCGACACTCGATCCGGTAGCACGTCTGGTATACCGCTCGAATCTGTTAGGGAGTGATCAGCGGATTACGAATACCGGCGGCGGAAACACATCGGCTAAGATCACCGAGCGTGATCCACTCACGGCAGCGCCGGTCGAGGTGTTGTGGGTGAAAGGTTCAGGTGGTGATTTGCGCACCAGCACCCGCGCCAATTTTGCTTCACTCGAACTACGCAAATTACGCGAATTGCGCACGATGTATCTGCGCGATCCGGCTCGCGGCCCGAAGACTGCCATCGAGGATGCGATGGTTGATCTCTACCCGCACTGCACCTTCAATCTCAACCCACGGGCGTCATCCATTGATACACCGCTCCATGCGTTCATTCCCTACCGTCACGTCGATCACATGCATCCGAATGCGGTGATCGCCATCGCTGCTTCACGCAACGGCGAGCGATTGACGCGCGAGATTTACGGTGATGAGGTTATCTGGATGCCTTGGCAACGTCCGGGTTTTGATCTCGGTCTGAAGCTGGAGCAGATTTGTCGTGAGCATCCGCAGGCGAAGGGGGTCATTCTCGGCGGGCACGGATTGATCAATTGGGCCGATGATGATCAGGAATGCTATGAGCGGACGCTTGATCTGATCGAGCGTGCAGCACGATACATCGAAGCCCATGATCGTGGCGAGGCAACGTTTGGTGGTGCGCGCTATGATGCACTCCCATTTGAACAACGCCGCTCAGTTCTGGCGGCCATCTTACCCTGGCTGCGAGGGCAGATCAGCCAGCAACGACGCTTCATCGCCACCATTCAGGACGATGCGACCACGCTCCGCTTTGTCAATAGTGTCGATGCACCTCGCCTGGCCGAATTGGGCACCAGTTGTCCTGATCATTTTCTGCGGACGAAGATTAAGCCGCTTTACATTGACTGGCATCCCCAGGCGGAAACGCTCGACGATTTACAGCGCAAACTGGCCGTAGGACTTGAACGCTATCGCGCCGATTACACCCACTACTACGAAACCCACCGCCGTCCCGACTCACCACCGATGCGCGATCCGAATCCAAGCGTGATTCTCATTCCGGGACTGGGGATGATCGCCTGGGGCAAAGACAAGAGCGAGTCGCGGGTGACGGCAGAGTTTTATACGGCAGCGATAGAGGTGATGCGCGGTGCTGAAGCGATTGACGAATACACTGCACTACCGCTACAAGAAGCCTTTGATATCGAGTACTGGCAGCTTGAAGAGGCCAAACTGCGACGAATGCCGCCGGAGAAGGAGCTGGCCCGTCAGGTGATAGCTGTCGTCGGTGGCGGGAGTGGCATCGGTCGTGAGGTGGCTTTACGGCTGGCTAACGAGGGTGCGCATATCGTTTGTGTGGATAAAGATGGAGCAGCGGCGCAGGCAACGGCACAGGCGATCATTGATCGCCACGGGATGGGCATTGGGGTTGCCGGGAGTGATATTTCGGCTTGCGGCCCGGCAATCGGGCTGGTGGCCGACATCACGGATCGCACCAGTGTGCGGACAATGCTCGAACAAGTTGTACTGGCCTACGGCGGTCTGGACGCCGTAGCGGTGACTGCCGGTATCTTTGTCGCTCCCGATAGCGAAGGCCGCATTCGCGACGAACAATGGGCATTAACCTTTGCCATCAATGTCACCGGTCACTATCTGGTGGCCGATGAAGCTGCCCGTATCTGGCGTAAACAGGGTTTACCGGCCAACCTCGTCTTGACAACATCGGTGAATGCAGTAGTTGCCAAGAAGGGATCGCTCGCCTACGATACCAGCAAAGCCGCAGCCAATCATCTGATCCGTGAACTGGCTATCGAACTGGCACCGCTGGTGAGGGTCAACGGTGTAGCCCCGGCGACTGTCGTGCAAGGAAGCGGCATGTTTCCGCGTGAGCGGGTGATCGCGTCATTGACCAAATACGGGATTCCGTTCACTGCCGACGAACCGACCGACGTGCTCACCGACAAACTGGCCCGTTTCTACGCTGAACGCTCACTGCTCAAGCGCCCAATCACGCCAGCCGACCAGGCCGAAGCCTTTTTCCTGCTCCTGAGCCAGCGGCTGAGTCAGACAACCGGCCAGATCATCACGGTTGACGGCGGACTCCACGAAGCCTTCCTGCGTTGA
- a CDS encoding L-rhamnose isomerase, producing the protein MTFTAPTPAQIEAAYTVARERYAALGVDTEAAMTTLATVSLSLHCWQGDDVGGFENPGGPLEGGIAATGNYPGKARNGDELRSDLDLVYRLLPGRHRLNLHAIYAETGGVKVSRDELRPEHFATWLDWAKANGHGIDFNPTCFSHPLAADGMTLAHPDPAIRRFWIDHCIACRRIGAHFGRELGTPCVTNIWIPDGMKDNPVDRLGPRQRLRESLDAILAEPLDPAHNRDAVEAKLFGIGSESYVVGSHEFYLGYAVSHPGLLICLDSGHFHPTEVISDKISAVLLFVDELLLHVSRGVRWDSDHVVTLSDETQAMMQEVVRGGFLSRTHIGLDFFDASINRVAAWTIGARNVLRALLIALLEPTGRLRELELAGDTTARLAILEELKGMPWQAVWDMYCYRHDVPIGIAFLNEIRHYEAAVLAMRS; encoded by the coding sequence ATGACCTTTACTGCTCCGACGCCGGCGCAGATTGAAGCAGCGTACACTGTAGCACGTGAACGTTACGCGGCCCTCGGTGTTGATACTGAAGCGGCAATGACAACCCTGGCCACTGTCAGCCTGAGCCTTCACTGCTGGCAAGGCGACGATGTAGGCGGCTTTGAAAATCCCGGTGGCCCGCTAGAGGGTGGCATCGCGGCAACCGGAAACTATCCCGGCAAAGCCCGCAACGGCGATGAATTACGCAGTGATCTCGATCTGGTCTATCGCCTCTTACCCGGTCGGCACCGGCTCAACCTGCACGCCATCTACGCGGAAACCGGTGGGGTTAAGGTGAGTCGGGACGAGCTGCGCCCTGAACACTTCGCCACCTGGCTGGATTGGGCAAAAGCAAACGGTCATGGGATCGATTTCAACCCGACCTGCTTTTCACATCCACTGGCAGCGGATGGGATGACGCTGGCCCATCCCGATCCGGCGATTCGCCGGTTTTGGATCGATCACTGTATCGCCTGCCGGCGAATTGGGGCACACTTTGGGCGCGAGCTGGGAACACCGTGCGTCACCAATATCTGGATACCCGATGGCATGAAAGATAATCCGGTTGACCGGTTAGGGCCACGGCAGCGCTTGCGTGAATCGCTGGACGCCATTCTGGCCGAGCCGCTCGATCCGGCGCATAACCGCGATGCCGTTGAAGCCAAGCTCTTTGGCATCGGTTCTGAGAGCTATGTCGTTGGCTCACACGAGTTCTACCTAGGGTATGCGGTGAGTCATCCAGGACTGCTGATCTGCCTTGATAGTGGCCATTTTCATCCGACCGAAGTGATTTCCGATAAGATTTCGGCAGTCTTACTGTTTGTTGATGAACTCCTGTTACACGTCAGTCGCGGTGTGCGTTGGGACAGTGATCACGTAGTCACACTTTCAGATGAAACCCAGGCGATGATGCAGGAAGTGGTGCGTGGTGGGTTTCTGTCACGCACGCATATCGGCCTCGATTTCTTCGACGCCAGTATCAATCGGGTAGCGGCCTGGACAATCGGCGCCCGGAATGTTCTGCGGGCGTTACTGATCGCCTTGCTTGAACCTACGGGACGGCTCCGCGAACTGGAACTGGCGGGTGATACAACTGCCCGTCTTGCCATCCTCGAAGAACTCAAGGGAATGCCGTGGCAGGCGGTCTGGGACATGTACTGTTACCGTCACGACGTTCCGATAGGGATCGCGTTTCTCAACGAGATCCGTCACTATGAAGCAGCAGTCCTGGCGATGCGTAGCTAG
- a CDS encoding L-rhamnose mutarotase, translated as MKRVGFTLKVKPELIEEYKAHHANVWPEMLDALRRHGWHNYTLFMRDDGLLFGYVEVPESFEKALAGMATEEVNARWQAMMAPYFENLSGAYADQSMVQLEEVFHLD; from the coding sequence ATGAAACGAGTTGGTTTCACGCTCAAAGTCAAACCGGAGCTGATCGAAGAGTACAAGGCCCATCATGCCAATGTCTGGCCGGAGATGCTCGACGCCCTGCGCCGGCATGGCTGGCACAACTATACCCTGTTCATGCGTGATGATGGGTTGTTGTTTGGCTATGTTGAAGTCCCGGAGAGTTTTGAGAAAGCCCTGGCCGGGATGGCTACAGAAGAGGTGAATGCACGCTGGCAGGCAATGATGGCTCCCTATTTTGAGAATCTTAGCGGTGCATACGCCGACCAGAGCATGGTGCAACTGGAAGAGGTATTTCATCTGGATTGA
- a CDS encoding rhamnose ABC transporter substrate-binding protein, which produces MKLTKSHLFPVVLLIVALLLAACTPQAQTPAPTSAPAPTSAPAPTSAPAPTTAPTGSVVSATPGLDIDMILLPKFLGIAVFDQAYEGAKEAHAELQNKGELIFTGPTAENSVAGQIETLTNAATQGVKAVMLSNNAGDQIAAAAQAAQAAGVKVITWDSPIPSAQGESVFVAQVDFNETGRVMADMALSILGPEGGEFAILSASPDAANQNAWIAAMKEVLTEPKYANLKLVDTVYGNDQSEESYNQALALVDKYPNLKLIMAPTTVGIAAAAKAMTDEGLCDRVKVSGLGLPSEMVSYTLSGCAPQFALWSFTDLGYLTYHLTYLIASGALQGVEGERFNAGRMGTYTIEKDPTRPNGLRVLMGPFTVYTAENILQEVEAPSGTGNAPITLQPGLQADMILLPKFLGIAVFDQAHEGAKEAHAELGNPGQLIFTGPTAENSVAGQIETLTNAATQGVKAVMLSNNAGDQIAAAAQAAQAAGVKVITWDSPIPSAQGESVFVAQVDFSETGRVMADMALSILGPEGGEFAILSASPDAANQNAWIAAMKQVLTEPKYANLKLVDTVYGNDQSEESYNQALALVDKYPNLKLIMAPTTVGIAAAAKAMTDEGLCDRVKVSGLGLPAEMASYTLSGCAPQFALWSFKDLGYLTYYLAYGIATGQLQGVEGERFNAGRMGTYTIEKDPTRPNGLRVLMGPFTVYTAENVNE; this is translated from the coding sequence ATGAAGTTGACAAAATCCCATCTCTTTCCGGTTGTTCTGCTGATCGTCGCTCTGTTGCTGGCAGCCTGTACACCGCAAGCTCAGACGCCTGCCCCAACCAGTGCCCCGGCACCGACCAGTGCCCCGGCGCCAACCAGTGCTCCTGCGCCGACGACTGCACCAACCGGTAGCGTTGTGTCGGCAACACCTGGTCTGGATATCGATATGATCCTGTTGCCCAAGTTCCTGGGGATCGCCGTCTTTGATCAGGCATACGAAGGCGCTAAGGAAGCACACGCCGAACTGCAAAACAAGGGCGAATTGATCTTCACCGGGCCAACCGCCGAGAACTCGGTGGCCGGGCAGATCGAGACGCTGACCAACGCGGCGACGCAGGGCGTGAAGGCGGTGATGCTCTCGAATAACGCCGGTGACCAGATTGCCGCCGCTGCCCAGGCAGCCCAGGCGGCAGGGGTGAAGGTGATCACCTGGGATTCGCCCATCCCCTCGGCGCAAGGCGAGAGTGTCTTTGTCGCGCAGGTTGATTTCAACGAGACCGGACGAGTGATGGCCGATATGGCGCTGTCGATCCTTGGCCCAGAGGGTGGTGAGTTTGCCATTCTCTCGGCCTCGCCCGATGCCGCCAACCAGAACGCCTGGATTGCGGCGATGAAAGAGGTATTGACCGAGCCGAAGTATGCCAATCTCAAACTGGTTGACACCGTCTACGGCAACGACCAGTCCGAGGAAAGCTACAACCAGGCGTTGGCGCTGGTCGATAAATACCCGAATTTGAAGCTGATTATGGCCCCCACCACCGTTGGCATCGCGGCGGCAGCCAAGGCGATGACCGACGAAGGGCTGTGCGACCGGGTCAAGGTGTCAGGGCTGGGTCTGCCGTCCGAGATGGTTAGCTACACGCTGAGCGGGTGTGCGCCGCAGTTTGCCCTCTGGAGCTTCACAGACCTGGGTTATCTGACCTATCATCTGACGTATCTGATCGCTTCCGGCGCATTACAGGGGGTTGAGGGTGAGCGCTTCAACGCCGGGCGGATGGGTACCTACACCATCGAGAAGGACCCGACGCGACCAAACGGGCTACGGGTGCTGATGGGGCCGTTCACCGTCTACACTGCCGAAAACATCTTGCAAGAGGTTGAGGCACCGAGCGGGACGGGTAATGCTCCGATCACGTTGCAACCGGGCTTGCAGGCCGATATGATCCTGCTGCCCAAGTTCCTGGGGATCGCCGTCTTCGATCAGGCACACGAAGGCGCCAAGGAAGCGCACGCCGAGTTGGGCAATCCGGGACAGTTAATCTTCACCGGGCCAACCGCCGAGAATTCGGTGGCCGGTCAGATCGAGACGCTGACCAACGCGGCGACGCAGGGGGTGAAGGCGGTGATGCTCTCGAATAACGCCGGTGACCAGATTGCCGCTGCTGCCCAGGCAGCGCAGGCGGCAGGAGTGAAGGTAATCACCTGGGACTCGCCCATCCCCTCGGCGCAAGGCGAGAGCGTCTTTGTCGCGCAGGTTGATTTCAGCGAGACCGGGCGGGTGATGGCCGATATGGCGCTGTCGATCCTCGGCCCGGAGGGGGGTGAGTTTGCCATTCTCTCGGCCTCACCCGATGCCGCCAACCAGAACGCCTGGATCGCGGCGATGAAGCAGGTCTTGACCGAGCCGAAGTATGCCAATCTCAAACTGGTTGACACCGTCTATGGTAACGACCAGTCCGAGGAGAGCTACAACCAGGCGTTGGCGCTGGTCGATAAATACCCGAATTTGAAGCTGATTATGGCCCCCACCACCGTTGGCATCGCGGCGGCAGCCAAGGCGATGACCGACGAAGGGTTGTGCGACCGGGTCAAGGTGTCGGGGCTGGGTCTGCCGGCAGAGATGGCCAGCTACACCCTCAGCGGGTGTGCGCCGCAGTTTGCCCTCTGGAGCTTCAAAGACCTGGGTTATCTGACCTACTATCTGGCCTACGGCATTGCCACCGGTCAGTTGCAGGGGGTGGAAGGTGAGCGCTTCAACGCCGGGCGGATGGGCACCTACACCATCGAGAAGGATCCGACGCGACCGAACGGGCTACGGGTGCTGATGGGGCCGTTCACCGTCTACACTGCCGAAAACGTGAATGAGTAA
- a CDS encoding ABC transporter permease: MNAKLRRLLSWEGLLLAVLLLVAIINTNLAPAYVSLNNQINLFQLSIEKIIVALVMTFIIINGEIDLSVASVMGLAACIVAVLFEQGIPMELAIVVALLAGALCGAFNGFWVAYVGLPSLAVTLAGMIGFRGVARILIEDRSIGGFPAWFTALGQQPLIGPFPFSLIVFGCLFAIAFVVLQYSGVGRLVYVVGHNAAVARYSGIDVARLKLGLFVASGLIAALAGILLAARLGAVRGNTADGFELDIITMVLLGGVSIFGGVGNLVGVGLSILVILNLRNGMSLLNVTGNVQTGVVGLLLILSVLLPNLAQIVRERWQRRIVQRKEVPAEIETSVSS, translated from the coding sequence ATGAACGCTAAACTGCGTCGCCTGCTGAGTTGGGAGGGGTTGTTACTGGCAGTTTTGCTGCTGGTTGCAATCATCAACACCAATCTGGCTCCGGCGTATGTAAGCCTGAATAATCAGATTAATCTCTTTCAATTGTCAATCGAGAAGATTATTGTGGCGCTGGTGATGACCTTCATCATCATCAATGGTGAGATCGATCTGTCAGTGGCGTCGGTGATGGGGTTGGCTGCCTGTATCGTGGCTGTTCTCTTCGAGCAAGGCATACCGATGGAGCTGGCGATTGTGGTGGCGCTGCTGGCCGGTGCGTTGTGTGGCGCATTCAACGGTTTCTGGGTCGCCTATGTCGGGCTACCGTCGCTGGCAGTGACCCTGGCCGGTATGATCGGGTTTCGTGGCGTGGCCCGGATTCTGATCGAGGATCGTTCGATTGGAGGTTTTCCAGCCTGGTTTACTGCGCTTGGACAGCAACCACTGATCGGCCCATTCCCTTTCAGTCTGATCGTCTTTGGCTGTCTGTTCGCGATTGCCTTCGTCGTTCTGCAATACTCCGGCGTTGGTCGTCTGGTCTACGTGGTGGGCCATAACGCGGCGGTTGCCCGCTATTCCGGCATCGATGTTGCCCGGCTGAAGCTCGGTCTCTTTGTCGCCTCTGGTCTGATTGCGGCGCTGGCCGGTATTTTGCTGGCAGCCCGGCTGGGTGCTGTGCGAGGGAATACCGCCGATGGGTTTGAGCTGGATATTATCACGATGGTGCTCCTCGGCGGCGTAAGCATCTTTGGCGGGGTCGGCAATCTGGTTGGCGTCGGACTTTCGATCCTCGTTATCCTCAATCTGCGCAACGGGATGTCGTTGCTCAATGTAACGGGCAACGTGCAAACCGGTGTTGTGGGCTTGTTGTTGATCCTCTCGGTGTTGTTGCCTAATCTGGCTCAGATTGTGCGTGAACGCTGGCAACGACGCATTGTACAGCGAAAGGAGGTGCCTGCCGAAATCGAGACCAGTGTTTCGTCGTAG
- a CDS encoding ABC transporter permease: protein MNTWRQRIRPEQIRELSLIGLIVIALLIFGWQIENFLSARTFNRITSSVAIVGMVAIGQTLVVLTRNIDLSVGSIVGFTAYFVGAQLAANNGLPPLVAVGLALLVGGTMGLINGLIVAYGRVPAIITTLGTLAIYRMLLINYANARTITVDSLPSWVVELSRQNLFSIGDFAVRPLFAITVVAVVVFQLVLGYTIFGRRLYAIGSNPEAARFAGLPAQRMVLAAFVLCGMLAGLAGFLFLARFGNITAVAGQGIELESVAAVVVGGVNTFGGSGTVLGALLGAFLIDLLGQGLLRWLGISEFWRDALLGLLILLAVASDSVILGWLRRLWAAPALRAEVGHER, encoded by the coding sequence ATGAATACGTGGCGACAGCGGATTCGGCCAGAGCAGATCCGCGAGTTGAGTTTGATCGGGTTAATCGTCATTGCGCTGTTGATTTTTGGCTGGCAGATCGAAAATTTCCTCTCGGCGCGCACGTTTAACCGCATTACGTCGAGTGTGGCGATTGTCGGTATGGTAGCCATCGGGCAGACGCTCGTGGTGCTGACCCGCAATATCGATCTGTCAGTAGGTTCTATCGTTGGCTTTACCGCCTATTTTGTCGGTGCGCAACTGGCCGCGAATAACGGCTTACCGCCGCTCGTTGCGGTAGGGCTGGCCCTGCTGGTGGGCGGTACGATGGGTCTGATCAATGGTCTGATTGTGGCCTATGGCCGGGTGCCGGCGATTATTACAACCCTGGGGACGCTGGCAATCTACCGGATGTTGCTGATTAATTACGCGAATGCACGCACGATTACTGTCGACTCGCTGCCGTCGTGGGTGGTTGAGTTGAGCAGACAGAATCTCTTCTCTATCGGTGATTTTGCCGTTCGACCACTGTTTGCGATTACGGTTGTTGCCGTGGTGGTGTTTCAGTTGGTGTTGGGCTACACCATCTTCGGTCGGCGATTGTACGCGATTGGTTCCAATCCCGAAGCAGCACGTTTTGCCGGTTTGCCGGCTCAGCGTATGGTGCTGGCAGCGTTTGTGCTCTGCGGCATGCTCGCCGGGTTGGCCGGGTTCCTGTTTCTGGCCCGCTTTGGCAATATCACGGCGGTTGCCGGGCAGGGCATCGAACTCGAGTCGGTGGCGGCAGTGGTTGTTGGTGGTGTGAACACGTTTGGCGGATCGGGAACGGTGCTGGGTGCGCTATTGGGTGCTTTCCTCATCGACTTGCTCGGCCAGGGGCTGTTGCGCTGGCTCGGTATCAGTGAGTTCTGGCGTGATGCTCTCTTGGGATTGTTGATCCTGCTGGCAGTTGCTTCAGACTCGGTCATTTTAGGCTGGCTACGCCGTTTGTGGGCAGCGCCGGCCTTGCGTGCGGAGGTCGGCCATGAACGCTAA
- a CDS encoding sugar ABC transporter ATP-binding protein yields the protein MQVSPVLEIRDISRRFGNTQALDGVSLRLYPGEVHALLGENGAGKSTLIKIMTGVYQPDSGQILLDGRPVHIGSTLAAQRLGIAAIYQEPLMYPDLNVAENIFIAHAGRGPFVDWGRMYREAEALLAQLDVRLDVRLPARGLSVAAQQTVEIAKALALQVRVLIMDEPTAALSAHEVEQLFAIVRRLRDQGVAILFISHRMEEVFAIADRITVFRDGRLISSAPRAEVTPEQAIRDMAGRSVEQLFPRRHTVRDQVLVEVRDLSRQGAFQGISFDVRAGEVLGFAGLVGARRTDVGLALFGIAPADSGTVRIDGQLVRITNPRQAMRHGIAYVSEDRRGLGLSLPMSIAANITLPTLRRYLNPLGLLRQADEIATAEAYRQRLAIRAPSVAVEVGKLSGGNQQKVMLSKWLNTRPRLLILDEPTRGIDVGAKAEVHQMIDDLAAEGIAIILISSDLPEVLAMSDRVLVMREGRQMAIFSRQEATQERVLAAAMGQMYDGMPVG from the coding sequence ATGCAGGTTTCGCCGGTGCTTGAGATACGCGATATTTCGCGGCGGTTCGGTAATACGCAGGCGCTCGATGGCGTCAGTTTGCGGTTGTATCCGGGTGAGGTGCATGCGCTGCTCGGTGAGAATGGCGCCGGTAAGTCTACGTTGATCAAGATTATGACCGGTGTGTACCAGCCTGATAGCGGTCAGATCCTGCTCGATGGCCGTCCGGTGCATATCGGGAGTACGCTGGCTGCACAGCGGTTGGGGATTGCGGCGATCTATCAGGAACCGCTGATGTATCCCGATCTGAATGTGGCTGAGAATATTTTTATCGCTCACGCCGGTCGGGGGCCGTTTGTCGATTGGGGACGGATGTACCGCGAGGCGGAGGCGCTGCTGGCGCAACTCGATGTGCGGCTGGATGTGCGTCTGCCGGCCCGTGGGTTGAGTGTCGCTGCCCAGCAGACGGTAGAGATTGCGAAGGCGCTGGCGCTTCAGGTGCGTGTGTTGATTATGGATGAGCCGACGGCAGCGCTGTCGGCGCATGAAGTGGAGCAGCTCTTTGCAATTGTGCGACGTTTGCGCGATCAAGGGGTGGCCATCCTCTTTATTTCGCACCGGATGGAAGAGGTGTTTGCGATTGCCGACCGCATTACGGTGTTTCGTGATGGCCGGCTGATCTCTTCAGCGCCACGCGCTGAGGTGACGCCCGAACAGGCGATTCGTGATATGGCCGGGCGGAGTGTTGAGCAGCTCTTTCCGCGCCGTCATACGGTGCGCGATCAGGTGCTGGTAGAGGTGCGTGATCTGAGCCGTCAGGGTGCGTTCCAGGGGATTTCGTTTGATGTGCGGGCTGGGGAAGTGTTGGGCTTTGCCGGTCTGGTTGGGGCACGACGCACCGATGTGGGGCTGGCGCTCTTCGGCATCGCTCCCGCCGATAGCGGGACGGTGCGGATCGATGGGCAACTCGTCCGAATTACCAATCCCCGTCAGGCTATGCGTCACGGTATCGCGTATGTCAGTGAGGATCGGCGCGGTCTCGGCCTTTCGTTGCCTATGTCGATTGCGGCCAATATCACCTTACCAACGCTCCGTCGCTATCTCAATCCACTCGGTTTGTTACGACAGGCAGATGAGATTGCGACCGCCGAGGCGTATCGCCAACGGCTGGCCATCCGGGCACCCTCAGTGGCGGTCGAAGTGGGCAAACTGTCAGGTGGCAATCAGCAGAAGGTGATGCTGAGCAAATGGCTTAATACCCGGCCTCGTTTGTTGATCCTCGATGAACCAACCCGCGGGATCGATGTTGGGGCAAAGGCTGAGGTGCACCAGATGATTGATGATCTGGCGGCGGAAGGGATTGCCATCATTCTCATCTCGTCGGATTTGCCCGAGGTGCTGGCGATGAGTGATCGGGTGTTAGTGATGCGTGAGGGCCGACAGATGGCGATCTTTTCACGTCAGGAAGCAACTCAGGAACGGGTGCTGGCAGCGGCGATGGGCCAAATGTATGACGGGATGCCGGTCGGGTGA
- a CDS encoding DeoR/GlpR family DNA-binding transcription regulator: MTDHSNDALPPEVRRDQIMALLQRYGQITVKWCAEQLGVSEVTIRSDFAILEREGMLRRVWGGAVLDRPLWPEGSFASRLKQQAAEKERIARIAAELIVDGDTVMLDASTTAYAIARQIADRRNLTVITNGMHLALALGANPAITTIVIGGQVRGDTGSLTGTLAEEMLQRLHADKGFFSARGLTVAKGLTESSIPEGLLKAEMVRHVDRVIAVLDSSKLGQTALTSFCPVDAIHHLITAGPDAPERSAPFTGFFPITIV, from the coding sequence ATGACAGATCACAGCAATGATGCGCTTCCGCCAGAAGTACGGCGTGATCAGATTATGGCCTTGCTCCAGCGCTACGGTCAGATCACTGTGAAGTGGTGTGCCGAGCAGCTCGGTGTTTCTGAGGTGACGATTCGGAGCGATTTTGCCATTCTCGAACGCGAGGGTATGCTGCGCCGGGTGTGGGGTGGGGCTGTTTTGGATCGACCGCTCTGGCCTGAAGGCAGTTTCGCTTCGCGTTTGAAGCAGCAGGCAGCCGAGAAGGAGCGGATTGCCCGTATTGCGGCTGAGTTGATCGTCGATGGTGATACGGTGATGCTCGATGCCAGTACGACGGCCTATGCGATTGCCCGTCAGATTGCGGATCGCCGTAATTTGACGGTCATTACGAATGGGATGCATCTGGCGCTGGCGTTGGGCGCTAATCCGGCAATTACGACGATTGTGATCGGTGGGCAGGTGCGCGGTGATACCGGTTCGCTCACCGGTACGCTGGCCGAAGAGATGTTGCAACGACTGCACGCTGATAAGGGTTTTTTTTCGGCACGTGGTCTGACTGTGGCGAAAGGTTTGACCGAAAGTTCTATTCCCGAAGGGTTGCTGAAAGCTGAGATGGTGCGCCACGTGGATCGGGTGATTGCGGTGCTTGATAGCAGTAAGCTCGGTCAGACGGCGTTGACCAGCTTTTGTCCGGTGGATGCGATTCACCATTTGATTACCGCCGGGCCGGATGCTCCGGAGCGGAGTGCACCGTTTACCGGTTTTTTTCCGATCACGATTGTGTAG